From a single Selenomonadales bacterium genomic region:
- a CDS encoding 30S ribosomal protein S7 (binds directly to 16S rRNA where it nucleates assembly of the head domain of the 30S subunit) — protein MPRKGPVPKRDVLPDPIYNSKFVTRFINKLMYDGKRGIAQGIFYGAMERVREKTGKGAME, from the coding sequence ATGCCAAGAAAAGGTCCGGTGCCAAAGCGCGATGTTTTGCCTGATCCCATCTACAACAGCAAGTTTGTCACTCGCTTTATCAACAAGCTGATGTATGACGGCAAGCGCGGTATTGCGCAAGGGATATTTTATGGCGCTATGGAACGTGTGCGCGAGAAGACCGGCAAGGGTGCCATGGAGG